The sequence TGTGGTGTAGCAGATCCTTTACGAGAGGAACGTTTATGAGGATGAAGATTAAGGGGTGGTAAATTTGGATGTTCGATTCGTGTCGGCGAACTGACGCGTGGGCGCGATGTTCCTCTTTGTATACCTATaatcaaaatcaaaattaaattacagatgcgctaattatatttatcagtAAAAATGTAAGTATTAAAACATTGCCTGGATCATTCGACTCCAAAACATCATTGAGCTGATAATAGTCAGTCTTTATTAACGAAGGTTCTTCGTAATCTACAAACGCAGTGTTATCAAAGGCTTTGTCGTCCTTCAGGCGATTTTGAATCGGGGTAGTTACCGGTGGATCTGCGTAAGTCTGCAAAATCAATAATCTATCTTcagatattttaaatgtttccTTACTTCATTCAAggaatatacaattttatggaataaataattgtacattctttctttattcttaCATTAGTCAGCGTATATTGTTTTCGTTTTATCATTGTTTAgagttacaattatttttcactaTCGATAGTTTATGCGATTTATTCCaattgtaacaaaattttttggAACCGTGTATGTGAATGAAAGTATAACTACGTATACaaacgtaatattaaattgcCTTAAGTTTTACATGTTCAGTTGGCGTAGTTGAACAGGCACGCTTATGGAATTGTCCACCGCCAATAGTTTCATAGGTATGTTCCTCTAGATAGTGTCTGGTGGTACCCCGTGGTGTCAGGGTAGCCCACATAACACGGCTATCTTGCATAGTATCAGCTGCACAGGGATAAAGAACGGCTTCGTTTTGAATCCTCCCGTTTTTTGCTTGTATACCAGATGTTGCGTTTGGTATGGAAATTACGCCACTCTTGCCACTTCTATTGCTGCAGAGCAAAAgtttatattgtttatattgttatattgttttggttataaaattcattcacttcatatatatatatttcgtaaaatatagccatgatttaatattttatttgcatattcaatttgtatttaactgataattttaattgtcCTCTATCTTATTATtcctaaaaaataaataatggaaGGAGACTTACAATTTGCATTTCAAGAGTAATATCGCTAGAACGATGCCTATGAAAATTACACCGATACAAGAGGATATTAGAACCAGCAGCCATGTATCGTCAAATACTGTTCCTAAAAATgtaatgaattatatatatttatttatccttAGATAAAGCACGTATTGTTTCGTTTTgaccattttttaaaattgaaaatgtttaaaatataacatgataGACCATcgaattataaatacaaataaataaattgattaaaCGAGTATAAATAAGTGagtgtaaaataattatagatttcATAGTAGACCTTGTTGTGGCATTTCTATGTATTGAACACCTTCGGAGCGGCGATCGCAGAAATGTTTACAAGGGCTGTCATTGAGATGAGGTggaaacgataataaatcCGTGTGCGGATAAAAGTCGGAACTTTGTTGGAGAATCGCTGGGAACGGCGGTGGCGGTATATGAAGAATATCAGGCGGTGGTTCGAGTGTGCAAGTCGCACAACCCGAATTATTCATTGTTAAATCAAAACCTCTCATCTATCATTAACATTACAGaaatagttaattaataatagttaattaataaattttcattgtatcattaagcgaaatgaaatttgtttaaacCACTTATTCTTTGtttgattaattatatttttaatttacttaaaatgaACAGCCAACAATATGAGgtaaacatttattatatatttaacaagatgatcattatttaatatttataaagttattatatttcatttactcTTTGCTTTTTTTGTGATTAATTAACACCTTTGATTCCTAATGTtggtttttatattatcttaaatttaattgaaaaaataggTGAACGATAAAAACAATATGATATGCAttgtcttatttatttttaagtacGAAGAAAACAATAATAACACTGAAAAGTACATTCTCACCGTTAAACAACACCCTCGTACGAAAGTACCATTAGAACGACTACTGGCTCCTCCGTAAGAAAAGCGCACGCGTTGTCGTATTGAACGGCGGAGAA comes from Bombus fervidus isolate BK054 chromosome 18, iyBomFerv1, whole genome shotgun sequence and encodes:
- the LOC139996385 gene encoding uncharacterized protein isoform X2: MRGFDLTMNNSGCATCTLEPPPDILHIPPPPFPAILQQSSDFYPHTDLLSFPPHLNDSPCKHFCDRRSEGVQYIEMPQQGTVFDDTWLLVLISSCIGVIFIGIVLAILLLKCKFNRSGKSGVISIPNATSGIQAKNGRIQNEAVLYPCAADTMQDSRVMWATLTPRGTTRHYLEEHTYETIGGGQFHKRACSTTPTEHVKLKTYADPPVTTPIQNRLKDDKAFDNTAFVDYEEPSLIKTDYYQLNDVLESNDPGIQRGTSRPRVSSPTRIEHPNLPPLNLHPHKRSSRKGSATPQASDTLLRSSITSSTYIPTI
- the LOC139996385 gene encoding uncharacterized protein isoform X1 is translated as MRGFDLTMNNSGCATCTLEPPPDILHIPPPPFPAILQQSSDFYPHTDLLSFPPHLNDSPCKHFCDRRSEGVQYIEMPQQGTVFDDTWLLVLISSCIGVIFIGIVLAILLLKCKFNRSGKSGVISIPNATSGIQAKNGRIQNEAVLYPCAADTMQDSRVMWATLTPRGTTRHYLEEHTYETIGGGQFHKRACSTTPTEHTYADPPVTTPIQNRLKDDKAFDNTAFVDYEEPSLIKTDYYQLNDVLESNDPGNVLILTFLLINIISASVI